A genomic segment from Heterodontus francisci isolate sHetFra1 unplaced genomic scaffold, sHetFra1.hap1 HAP1_SCAFFOLD_58, whole genome shotgun sequence encodes:
- the LOC137365887 gene encoding histone H2A-like: MSGGKTGGKARAKAKSRSSRAGLQLPVGRVHRLLRKGNYAERVGAGAPVDLAAVLEYLTAEILELAGNAARDNKKTRIIPRQLQLAVRNEEELNKLLGGVTIAQGGV; this comes from the coding sequence atgtctggaggaaagaccggcgggaaagctcgggccaaagccaagtctcgctcctcccgggctggactgcagttgccggtgggccgtgttcacaggctcctgagaaagggtaactatgctgagcgtgtgggtgctggagccccggtcgatctggctgctgtgctcgagtatctgaccgctgaaatcctcgagctggccggtaacgcggcccgggacaacaagaagacccgcatcatccccagacaactgcagctggccgtccgcaacgaggaggagctcaacaagctgctgggaggggtgaccatcgctcagggcggggtg